From the genome of Solanum pennellii chromosome 6, SPENNV200:
AGTGAAGGTGCATTCAACATAATGGAGCAATAAACTCAACCATCTACTTTACTTAAAGATGAGTGCTTGAATTAGCACAGCTAGAATACTAAAAACAGATCACTGACACAaacatacaaaagaaaaagcaaCACAAAACCAGAATCAACTGAATGAGCAAGGGAAGGACAGGAGGAAGAGATGTTACTAAGTAAGACCggaggaagaggaagagatTAGGTATAGAACCAAACGTCTTTATGGTCTAATAGCCTTTAACACAACATAGCAACACTCGAAGTAATGTAGACCTACAGCTTGCAATTACTTTTCGATATCAAAAGAACAGAAGGATAATTTAAGTGTAGTTGTGGAAGACACTCAACTTCTGAAATGATGAAACTGCACATGCGAGTCTTGTACTGCCATCTAATCTTTTCTTGTAATCACATTTTACTGAACTTCATCTAGAATAAAGATTCTTGAATTGACAGATACCATGCAATAATTTTTGCTACAAATTCCTCTAAAATATGGTTTGTgcacaaaaaacaaaaaaggagcAAAGAGATGAACTAGATGAAAGACATTTGCACCCATCGCAACTCTTAGCAAAAATAAATCCTCAGAAACAAAAAAGATTGTTTCTATAGTTTCCTTATAATCGCTTAATGACCGAAGTTAACAAAGTGAAATTCTAAAACCATGTCTAAAGATAAGATACTAAAACTACAAAAACCATTCAAAAGATGATAAACCATGAAGCGAACATTAGTTCCTTACCATCTACAGAACTAATAAAACATGAGTTTATTAAGGAATATTGGTATCACACGACTTTCTTGACTTGATGACTTCTATGCAAAAAATAAACACTGAAATGATTCTTACCCGGATCAGCCTGTACTTTGGCTCATATTTCTTTGCGTTCTCAACAGAATCATAGATCAAGCCAAAACCAGTAGATTTGCCTCCTCCAAAATGGGTCCTGAACTTAAACACAAAGATTGCATTGGGATCTTTCACCTCGTACATCCTTGACAATTTCTCTTTCAACTCGGCCTGCAAGGAAAGGTTAACCAGGTAAGAGATTAAAACCACAGGTATATAACAATCAAATGAGCTATAAGTGATTAGCactctctctatttttttggGAATCATGAAGACCAAATCAAGTTTGGGCGCATCTCAACTAATTCCACGAGGTACGTACTAGCTCCAACATGCATAGGTATGAGTAGCTCTATCACCAATTTGTCGTTCCCCACAAGCACATGTACCGGTACATATTTATATCAAACAAGGCTCGGAGCCTTGGACAGAAATTTAGAACCTTGGTTTCTCAACCATTCTCTCCCCATATCAATTACCCCCTCTGTCCCAATTTAAGTGAGactctttcctttttagtccatCATACAAAGGGATGACACATATCTATATTATATAACAATTTAACCTTAAacctttcattttacttttaatgaGATGATTTAAGGTCACACAAATATACAAGGCTTATTCAAGAGCACAAGTATCAAaagttaattttcattattaaacaCCTTCCCATAAATTAGGACAGAGGAAGTAATAATCATATTCTAGTTGGATACCGCACTGTACCCCTTACTAAGTTGCACTATTTTCAAGCTTCTTTTTACTCTAAAGGAGAGAGGGGCTTGGAAGAAGATATATTTTGCATCAAATAAGCACATTTGCTTCTGAGACTAAGTTGACAGCCTATATGACTACTCAATAGCCACATGATCTTATGTCATTTCATTCTAATAACCAATAATTGTATTAACGACTACTAATTAGCTGAACTTGCAAggcaataagaaaaataaaggaaacaaAGCCAATAAGCAATATGAGTTTGTATGTCAGAACCTTTGAAACGTTGGCCCTTCCAGGATGCAAAACATCGATAATCTGAAACAATGGCATGCCattagaacaaataaaaaacagATCAGCAAATATGAAGTTTTAGATATGCACTGCAGCACGGCAATTGATGT
Proteins encoded in this window:
- the LOC107021127 gene encoding 40S ribosomal protein S24-1, which produces MADKAVTIRTRKFMTNRLLARKQFIIDVLHPGRANVSKAELKEKLSRMYEVKDPNAIFVFKFRTHFGGGKSTGFGLIYDSVENAKKYEPKYRLIRNGLDTKVEKSRKQMKERKNRAKKVRGVKKTKAGDAKKK